Proteins encoded by one window of Kribbella italica:
- a CDS encoding MFS transporter codes for MPGFSLWRIAVPAFGPTVLNAVGQGAVLPVVALSALQLGASVGFAAFLVGVLGIGQFAGSLPAGALVVRIGERRALLVAAVVSAVAWCAAMVVRTPWLLGLSLLVAGLAGAVFSLARQSYVTEVVPVELRARALSTLGGVNRIGLFVGPFLGALAGHYWGMPGAYAVGVAGSIGAIVVLVTAGEPQGAHEPLQVERLSLKQVLWAHRRTFLTLGTGVFVIAVARAARTSLIPLWGEHLGLSATDTSIVFGITNGIEMLLFYPAGLIMDRLGRVWIAVPATVLLGIGMLTLPLSTAFTSILAVGVLMAVGNGLGSGIVKTLGADAAPPGHRAQFLAGWTFCAEFGSVIGPVLIGAITLVFPLAAASLTLGALTLTGSTWLAKWVPTFDPRRATKGISGQISTGTPCRAPAPGDNS; via the coding sequence ATGCCTGGCTTCAGCCTCTGGCGGATCGCGGTGCCCGCCTTCGGCCCGACGGTGCTCAATGCCGTCGGCCAAGGCGCCGTACTCCCCGTCGTGGCCCTGTCGGCACTCCAGCTGGGCGCCTCCGTCGGCTTCGCCGCGTTCCTCGTCGGGGTCCTCGGCATCGGTCAGTTCGCCGGTTCGCTCCCGGCCGGCGCGCTCGTCGTACGGATCGGTGAACGCCGCGCACTCCTCGTGGCAGCCGTCGTCAGCGCGGTCGCGTGGTGCGCCGCGATGGTCGTCCGTACGCCGTGGCTGCTCGGCCTCAGCCTCCTCGTCGCCGGCCTCGCCGGAGCGGTCTTCAGCCTGGCCCGCCAGTCGTACGTCACCGAGGTCGTCCCCGTCGAACTCCGCGCCCGCGCGCTGTCCACCCTCGGCGGAGTCAATCGCATCGGTCTGTTCGTCGGCCCGTTCCTCGGTGCGCTGGCCGGCCACTACTGGGGCATGCCCGGTGCCTACGCTGTCGGCGTCGCGGGCTCGATCGGCGCGATCGTCGTCCTGGTCACCGCCGGCGAACCCCAAGGCGCCCACGAACCCCTCCAGGTCGAACGCCTCTCCCTGAAGCAAGTCCTCTGGGCGCACCGCCGGACGTTCCTCACCCTCGGCACCGGCGTCTTCGTGATCGCCGTCGCCCGCGCCGCCCGCACCAGCCTGATCCCCTTGTGGGGCGAGCATCTGGGCCTGTCCGCGACCGACACCTCGATCGTCTTCGGCATCACCAACGGCATCGAGATGCTGCTCTTCTACCCCGCCGGTCTGATCATGGACCGCCTCGGCCGCGTCTGGATCGCAGTCCCCGCCACAGTCCTCCTGGGAATCGGCATGCTCACCCTTCCTCTCTCCACCGCCTTCACCAGCATCCTCGCCGTAGGCGTGCTGATGGCCGTAGGCAACGGCCTGGGCTCCGGCATCGTCAAGACCCTAGGAGCCGACGCGGCCCCACCCGGCCACCGAGCCCAGTTCCTGGCCGGCTGGACCTTCTGCGCCGAGTTCGGCTCCGTCATCGGCCCGGTCCTCATCGGCGCCATCACCCTCGTCTTCCCCCTGGCCGCCGCCTCCCTGACCCTAGGAGCCCTGACTCTCACCGGCTCCACCTGGCTCGCCAAATGGGTCC
- a CDS encoding NAD-dependent dehydratase has protein sequence MKLLVLGGTKNLGRHVVEAALRDGHEVTLFNRGQTNPDLFPEVERIVGERAAPGVLAAGEWDGVIDMSGFLVRDVLRSAAVLRDRVGHYTFMSTIGVYADQRTPHQSEDAELLPWPTDAPEDVFSVDLYGPSKVRAEAILTDLYGDRTAAIRSGFVVGPYNPDFGNWGQAIATMSTLECAARPDQPIQWLDARDLADFLLLVTTQRLAGPFTAVSETWTMRDLAEAWRSVVPAELAVDWAPEIDRFHLPHDGSNDGTFQLDNARATAAGLRVRPPAASALDCVRWIREGNVPPPPPH, from the coding sequence GTGAAGCTGCTCGTCCTCGGCGGCACCAAGAACCTCGGCCGCCACGTCGTCGAGGCCGCACTGCGCGACGGCCACGAGGTCACGCTCTTCAACCGCGGACAGACCAATCCCGATCTGTTCCCGGAGGTCGAGCGGATCGTGGGGGAGCGGGCGGCACCCGGCGTACTGGCCGCGGGGGAGTGGGACGGCGTGATCGACATGTCGGGCTTCCTCGTCCGGGACGTCCTGCGCAGTGCCGCGGTCCTGCGCGATCGCGTCGGGCACTACACGTTCATGTCCACGATCGGCGTGTACGCCGACCAGCGGACGCCGCATCAGAGCGAGGACGCGGAGTTGTTGCCCTGGCCAACCGATGCGCCGGAGGACGTCTTCTCGGTGGACCTCTACGGCCCGTCGAAGGTCCGGGCCGAGGCAATCCTGACCGACCTGTACGGCGACCGCACGGCCGCGATCCGCTCCGGTTTCGTGGTCGGCCCGTACAACCCCGACTTCGGCAACTGGGGTCAGGCGATCGCGACCATGAGCACGCTCGAGTGCGCGGCGCGGCCGGACCAGCCGATCCAGTGGCTGGACGCGCGGGACCTGGCCGACTTCCTGCTGCTGGTCACGACTCAGCGGCTCGCCGGCCCGTTCACCGCCGTGAGCGAGACGTGGACGATGCGGGACCTGGCCGAGGCGTGGCGGTCCGTCGTACCGGCTGAGCTGGCGGTGGACTGGGCGCCGGAGATCGATCGGTTCCACCTGCCGCACGACGGGTCGAACGACGGCACCTTCCAGCTCGACAACGCCCGCGCGACGGCCGCCGGGCTGCGCGTGCGTCCGCCGGCGGCGAGCGCCTTGGACTGCGTGCGCTGGATCCGCGAAGGCAACGTCCCGCCACCACCGCCGCACTAG
- a CDS encoding phosphotransferase family protein, producing MVYGVLPVWIEAVEPAVLKATGAPVRDEVSGDRLRYWGSSEVWRLSYGLRSVIVKRGSDAQSTEGTAYERYVRPLRLPAPELIELVRLDGAVLLVMEDVGRVTLEQEPSLDGFLAAVELLAEIRSVEVAGESEFDADRLVELAAGISHASLAERAETRLRPAVDELHRLVRPAVVHGDYVGKNLVTDGRRWTPVDWPLTYLAPQLPDLYTIAREAVALGHDRDLLVRRYCEAAEADRALVEQQTLIGGCGFTLRALAWVIEEGVHTVPSSKDWIDPLLEELDGLLDQL from the coding sequence GTGGTGTACGGCGTGCTGCCGGTGTGGATCGAGGCCGTCGAACCGGCCGTGCTGAAGGCGACCGGCGCTCCCGTGCGGGACGAGGTGAGCGGCGACCGGCTGCGGTACTGGGGGTCGTCGGAGGTGTGGCGGCTGTCGTACGGACTGCGCAGCGTGATCGTCAAGCGGGGGAGTGACGCCCAGAGCACCGAAGGTACGGCGTACGAGCGGTATGTACGGCCGCTGCGGCTGCCGGCTCCGGAGTTGATCGAGCTGGTCCGGCTGGACGGTGCGGTGCTGCTGGTGATGGAGGACGTCGGCCGGGTGACGCTGGAGCAGGAGCCGAGCCTGGACGGGTTCCTCGCGGCTGTCGAGCTGCTGGCGGAGATCCGATCGGTGGAGGTCGCGGGGGAGAGCGAGTTCGATGCGGACCGGCTGGTGGAGTTGGCTGCCGGAATCTCTCACGCTTCTCTTGCCGAGCGGGCCGAGACGCGGCTGCGCCCCGCGGTCGACGAGCTGCACCGGCTGGTGCGGCCGGCCGTGGTGCACGGCGACTACGTCGGCAAGAACCTCGTCACCGACGGCAGGCGCTGGACACCGGTCGACTGGCCGTTGACCTACCTGGCACCGCAACTGCCCGACCTCTACACGATCGCCCGCGAAGCCGTTGCCCTCGGCCACGATCGCGACCTGCTGGTCCGCCGGTACTGCGAGGCCGCCGAGGCCGACCGCGCACTGGTCGAACAGCAGACCCTGATCGGCGGTTGCGGCTTCACGCTGCGCGCGCTGGCCTGGGTGATCGAGGAAGGCGTGCACACGGTGCCGTCGTCGAAGGACTGGATCGACCCGCTGCTCGAGGAGCTCGACGGATTGCTGGATCAGCTGTGA
- the dapD gene encoding 2,3,4,5-tetrahydropyridine-2,6-dicarboxylate N-succinyltransferase, translating to MTETAAHAWGFGLATVTESGSVLDVWYPAPELGTAPADVKAPAELIAAEGNDDLRKVRREVVKAEIALDAAPDGTADAYLRLHLLSHRLVRPHGVNLDGIFGALPNNAWTSHGPVPVDQVEQVRLRARAAGLHLSVASVDKFPRMTDYVVPSGVRIGDADRVRLGAHLAEGTTVMHEGFVNFNAGTLGTSMVEGRIVAGVVVDDGSDIGAGASIMGTLSGGGKQVVSIGKRCLLGANGGIGISLGDDCVVEAGLYVTAGTKVTLPDGAVVKARDLSGRPGLLYLRNSVTGAVEARPRQGEGITLNEALHANA from the coding sequence ATGACTGAGACTGCCGCGCACGCCTGGGGCTTCGGCCTCGCCACCGTCACCGAGTCGGGCTCGGTGCTCGACGTCTGGTACCCGGCGCCCGAGCTGGGCACCGCGCCGGCGGACGTGAAGGCGCCGGCCGAGCTGATCGCTGCCGAGGGCAACGACGACCTGCGCAAGGTCCGCCGTGAGGTGGTCAAGGCCGAGATCGCGCTGGACGCCGCTCCCGACGGTACGGCGGACGCCTACCTGCGGTTGCACCTGCTGTCGCACCGTCTGGTCCGCCCGCACGGCGTCAACCTGGACGGCATCTTCGGCGCCCTGCCGAACAACGCCTGGACGTCGCACGGCCCGGTCCCGGTCGACCAGGTCGAGCAGGTCCGGCTGCGGGCGCGGGCCGCGGGCCTGCACCTGTCGGTGGCCAGCGTCGACAAGTTCCCCCGGATGACCGACTACGTCGTACCGTCCGGTGTCCGGATCGGCGACGCGGACCGGGTCCGCCTCGGCGCGCATCTGGCCGAGGGCACCACCGTGATGCACGAGGGCTTCGTGAACTTCAACGCCGGCACCCTCGGCACGTCGATGGTCGAGGGCCGGATCGTGGCCGGTGTGGTGGTCGACGACGGCAGCGACATCGGCGCCGGCGCGTCGATCATGGGCACGCTGTCCGGCGGCGGCAAGCAGGTCGTCTCGATCGGCAAGCGCTGCCTGCTCGGCGCGAACGGCGGGATCGGCATCTCGCTCGGTGACGACTGCGTGGTCGAGGCGGGGCTGTACGTGACGGCCGGTACGAAGGTGACGCTGCCGGACGGCGCCGTCGTCAAGGCGCGCGACCTGTCCGGCCGGCCGGGCCTGCTCTACCTGCGCAACTCGGTCACCGGTGCCGTCGAGGCGCGGCCGCGGCAGGGCGAGGGCATCACGCTCAACGAGGCCCTGCACGCGAACGCGTGA
- the fdxA gene encoding ferredoxin has protein sequence MTYVIAQPCVDLKDLACVEECPVDCIYEGNRMLYIHPDECVDCGACEPVCPVEAIYYEDDTPEQWKDYYTANVDFFNDLGSPGGASKLGKIDKDHAFIAALPPQEHDE, from the coding sequence GTGACTTACGTCATCGCGCAGCCGTGTGTTGACCTCAAGGACCTCGCGTGTGTCGAGGAGTGCCCGGTCGACTGCATCTACGAGGGCAACCGGATGCTCTACATCCACCCCGACGAGTGCGTCGACTGCGGAGCGTGCGAGCCGGTCTGCCCGGTCGAGGCGATCTACTACGAGGACGACACGCCGGAGCAGTGGAAGGACTACTACACGGCGAACGTCGACTTCTTCAACGACCTCGGCTCGCCCGGTGGCGCGTCGAAGCTCGGCAAGATCGACAAGGACCACGCGTTCATCGCCGCCCTCCCCCCGCAGGAGCACGACGAGTGA
- a CDS encoding GNAT family N-acetyltransferase has protein sequence MSGLSTRDIGHRVVVRHRLDGGQATDVIGVLQSYDEQTLEVRHADSTPYRIHQTAVVAAKPIPPMPLRRVDVEQLFLTTALGRPAVETLYVGEWLLRASGGWTGRGNSVLPAGDPGLPFSDAAKQVEAFYLERALPPLALARIGYPEFEEFTGLGWIDARPAKSDALVLHTTLDHVNGVPAYEVLVAGRPDAEWYEAAFDDQVPATAPPVMEGAPKAAFASVELDGRVVAVARGSMTGHWLGVDAVRVDPAYRRRGLATALVQGLARWAGPAGGRRTYLEVEEENVGALTIYTALGYVEAYRYRYLTSR, from the coding sequence GTGTCAGGCCTCAGCACCCGTGATATCGGCCACCGTGTCGTGGTCCGCCACCGGCTGGACGGCGGTCAGGCGACCGACGTCATCGGGGTGCTGCAGTCGTACGACGAGCAGACCCTGGAGGTCCGTCACGCCGACAGTACGCCGTACCGGATCCACCAGACCGCCGTGGTGGCGGCCAAGCCGATCCCCCCGATGCCGCTGCGGCGGGTGGACGTGGAGCAGCTGTTCCTGACCACCGCGCTCGGCCGGCCGGCGGTCGAGACCCTGTACGTCGGCGAGTGGTTGCTGAGGGCGTCCGGCGGTTGGACCGGCCGGGGGAACTCGGTGCTCCCGGCTGGTGACCCCGGGTTGCCGTTCAGTGACGCGGCCAAGCAGGTGGAGGCGTTCTACCTGGAGCGGGCGCTGCCGCCGCTGGCGCTGGCGCGGATCGGCTACCCGGAGTTCGAGGAGTTCACCGGGCTGGGCTGGATCGACGCACGGCCGGCGAAATCCGACGCGCTGGTCCTGCACACGACGCTGGACCACGTGAACGGCGTACCGGCGTACGAGGTGCTGGTGGCGGGCCGGCCGGACGCGGAGTGGTACGAGGCCGCTTTCGACGACCAGGTGCCCGCCACAGCCCCGCCGGTGATGGAGGGCGCACCCAAGGCCGCCTTCGCCTCGGTGGAGCTCGACGGGCGCGTGGTGGCCGTCGCGCGGGGGTCGATGACGGGGCACTGGCTCGGAGTGGACGCGGTGCGGGTCGATCCGGCGTACCGGCGGCGTGGTCTGGCGACAGCACTCGTGCAGGGCCTGGCGCGCTGGGCCGGGCCTGCGGGCGGTCGCAGGACCTACCTGGAGGTCGAGGAGGAGAACGTGGGGGCCCTGACCATCTACACGGCTCTCGGGTACGTCGAGGCGTACCGCTACCGCTATCTGACCAGCCGATAG
- a CDS encoding MFS transporter: protein MRTTSQTTTPSRGAMLAVLLTGQFMANVDTAVANIAAPALQTDLHATEGQAALVVSAYVVAFAVLLVTGARLGSSIGYRRVFLAGLQLFTLASLACGLAPDIRALTVARFLQGAGAALMVPQVLSGIQLSYAGRDRVKALGWFSIALSGGAVAGQVLGGVLISADLFGTSWRPIFLVNVPIGIALTIAGLRHLDPTRGTKQPLDARGVLTLSATVLLVIVPLLLGSERGWPTWSWISLALSLPALALFEYGERRAAASGGRPLIARQLLHNRRVRAGLLAHGATTGSYFALLFVLALYLQQGLGKSPAYSGLAMVVWVAAFGIAGPLLPRLPEGILWLPVLGCSILGVGYLAVLTYLQAGGTSGPLLFALLGVGGLGLGISANTLIGGITSSMPTQYAADLSGVVATNAQLSGAFGVALAGAVYSSLSTDPQHALSVVLAGFAALSVIGALASYRLVR, encoded by the coding sequence GTGCGGACAACCAGCCAGACGACCACTCCCAGCCGCGGCGCCATGCTCGCCGTCCTCCTGACCGGCCAGTTCATGGCCAACGTCGACACAGCCGTCGCCAACATCGCCGCCCCGGCCCTGCAGACCGATCTCCACGCCACCGAAGGCCAGGCGGCGCTCGTCGTCTCGGCGTACGTCGTCGCCTTCGCGGTGCTGCTCGTCACCGGCGCCCGCCTCGGCTCGTCGATCGGCTACCGCCGCGTCTTCCTCGCGGGCCTGCAGCTGTTCACCCTCGCCTCCCTGGCCTGCGGTCTCGCCCCCGACATCCGCGCGCTCACCGTCGCCCGCTTCCTCCAGGGCGCTGGAGCCGCGCTGATGGTCCCGCAGGTCCTCAGCGGCATCCAGCTCTCGTACGCCGGTCGCGACCGCGTCAAGGCCCTCGGCTGGTTCTCGATCGCCCTGTCCGGCGGCGCGGTCGCCGGTCAGGTCCTCGGCGGCGTCCTGATCTCCGCCGACCTGTTCGGCACGAGCTGGCGCCCGATCTTCCTCGTCAACGTCCCGATCGGCATCGCCCTCACCATCGCGGGCCTCCGCCACCTCGACCCCACCCGCGGCACCAAACAGCCCCTGGACGCCAGGGGAGTCCTCACCCTGTCCGCCACGGTCCTCCTGGTGATCGTCCCTCTCCTCCTCGGCTCCGAACGCGGCTGGCCCACCTGGTCCTGGATCAGCCTGGCCCTCAGCCTCCCCGCCCTGGCCCTCTTCGAGTACGGCGAACGCCGGGCAGCCGCATCCGGAGGCCGTCCCCTGATCGCCCGCCAGCTCCTCCACAACCGCCGCGTCCGAGCCGGCCTGCTCGCCCACGGCGCCACCACCGGCTCGTACTTCGCCCTGCTCTTCGTGCTGGCCCTCTACCTCCAGCAAGGCCTCGGCAAGAGTCCGGCGTACTCGGGCCTGGCCATGGTCGTCTGGGTCGCCGCCTTCGGCATCGCCGGCCCACTGCTCCCCAGACTCCCCGAGGGCATCCTCTGGCTCCCCGTACTCGGCTGCTCGATCCTGGGCGTGGGCTACCTGGCCGTCCTCACCTACCTGCAAGCAGGCGGCACGTCAGGCCCTCTCCTGTTCGCCCTGCTCGGCGTAGGCGGCCTCGGCCTGGGCATCAGCGCCAACACCCTGATCGGCGGCATCACCTCGAGCATGCCCACCCAGTACGCCGCCGACCTGTCCGGAGTGGTCGCCACCAACGCCCAGCTCTCCGGTGCCTTCGGAGTCGCCCTGGCCGGAGCGGTCTACTCCAGCCTGAGCACGGACCCGCAGCACGCGCTCAGCGTCGTACTGGCCGGGTTCGCCGCTCTGAGCGTGATCGGCGCGCTGGCGTCCTATCGGCTGGTCAGATAG
- a CDS encoding type II toxin-antitoxin system PemK/MazF family toxin — MADHVVERPEYPGDYEGTVRVEYTPHPDDGVADPGEIVWTWVPFEEDHSRGKDRPVLVVGSDGAYLLALILTSKDHDRDAADEARWGRVWLDIGSGPWDKENRNSEVRLDRVLRVEPGQVRREGAVISEDIFDQVAQELHELHRA, encoded by the coding sequence ATGGCGGACCATGTGGTTGAGCGGCCGGAGTACCCGGGTGACTACGAGGGGACCGTGCGGGTCGAGTACACGCCGCACCCCGATGACGGGGTGGCGGACCCGGGCGAGATCGTGTGGACCTGGGTGCCGTTCGAGGAGGACCACAGCCGCGGCAAGGACCGCCCGGTGCTGGTCGTCGGCTCCGACGGGGCGTACCTGCTGGCGCTGATCCTCACCAGCAAGGACCACGACCGCGACGCCGCCGACGAGGCGCGCTGGGGGCGGGTCTGGCTCGACATCGGCAGCGGGCCGTGGGACAAGGAGAACCGCAACAGCGAGGTCCGCCTCGACCGGGTGCTGCGGGTGGAGCCGGGCCAGGTCCGCCGCGAGGGTGCTGTGATTAGCGAAGACATTTTCGACCAGGTCGCCCAAGAACTGCACGAACTACACCGCGCTTGA
- a CDS encoding VanW family protein, with protein sequence MGRNKLAGIIAAAGFGVLVVVYGVAFALTGDKVPGDTTVLGIELGGLSEDEAKAKLQAGIDDRLKLPIKLKAGDSTYQVKPADAGLSLDVDATVADAGAGRSLNPARMWQVLTGGDAVAPVVAKDEGKLKAAVEKLAGQVNRPATEGTITFPDAKAVQHAPADGLKLDNDKATETVVSGFPSDGNPKDLPVGVTKPQAGTDAITKAMKEYAEPAMSGPVRLTVGDKGVNLTPQELAPALKLVAKDGKFTPSLDAKKLEPLFKKRFKDLETLPKDATIQIAGGRPRVVPAVDGEIVARDKVVPAILSILPKGEGERKASVGLAKSKAALTTEAAQALGIKEVMGQATTRFPHAEYRNVNIGTAARKINGALLKPNETFSLNKIVGERTKENGFTEGNIINGGKFVLDLGGGVSQSATTTFNAAFFAGLKDVEHKAHSVYINRYPVGREATVAWPSVDLKFQNDSGHGVFVQTIFSASTPGKQGSLTVKIWGTKVWDVTAGQSAKYNFRSPGLVYSQEAGCRPQAPTGGFDIKIYRYFAKNGARVKTESFTTNYNAADDIRCGPKPGTPTPPNTPDTPPTPGTGKPTGSTRPPS encoded by the coding sequence GTGGGGAGAAACAAGCTCGCGGGGATCATCGCCGCGGCGGGGTTCGGAGTGCTCGTCGTCGTGTACGGCGTGGCGTTCGCGCTGACCGGCGACAAGGTACCGGGGGACACGACGGTGCTGGGCATCGAGCTCGGCGGACTGTCCGAGGACGAGGCCAAGGCCAAGCTGCAGGCGGGGATCGACGACCGGCTCAAGCTGCCGATCAAGCTCAAGGCCGGCGACTCGACGTACCAGGTGAAGCCGGCCGACGCCGGACTCAGCCTCGACGTGGACGCGACCGTTGCCGACGCCGGTGCGGGCCGCAGCCTGAACCCGGCCCGGATGTGGCAGGTGCTGACCGGCGGTGACGCGGTCGCGCCGGTGGTCGCCAAGGACGAGGGCAAGCTGAAGGCCGCCGTCGAGAAGCTCGCCGGGCAGGTCAACCGCCCGGCCACCGAGGGCACGATCACGTTCCCCGACGCCAAGGCCGTCCAGCACGCGCCGGCGGACGGGCTGAAGCTCGACAACGACAAGGCCACCGAGACCGTGGTGTCCGGGTTCCCCTCCGACGGGAACCCGAAGGACCTGCCGGTCGGCGTGACCAAGCCGCAGGCCGGGACGGACGCGATCACCAAGGCGATGAAGGAGTACGCCGAGCCGGCGATGTCCGGTCCGGTCCGGCTCACCGTCGGTGACAAGGGCGTCAACCTCACCCCGCAGGAGCTGGCGCCGGCGCTGAAGCTGGTCGCCAAGGACGGCAAGTTCACCCCGAGCCTGGACGCGAAGAAGCTCGAGCCGCTGTTCAAGAAGCGGTTCAAGGACCTCGAGACGCTGCCGAAGGACGCCACGATCCAGATCGCCGGCGGCCGCCCGCGGGTGGTGCCCGCGGTCGACGGCGAGATCGTCGCGCGGGACAAGGTGGTCCCGGCCATCCTGTCGATCCTGCCGAAGGGCGAAGGTGAGCGGAAGGCGTCGGTCGGGCTGGCCAAGTCGAAGGCCGCGCTGACCACCGAGGCCGCGCAGGCGCTCGGGATCAAAGAGGTGATGGGGCAGGCGACCACCCGCTTCCCGCACGCCGAGTACCGCAACGTGAACATCGGGACCGCGGCCCGCAAGATCAACGGCGCCCTGCTCAAGCCGAACGAGACGTTCAGCCTGAACAAGATCGTCGGCGAGCGGACCAAGGAGAACGGCTTCACCGAGGGCAACATCATCAACGGCGGCAAGTTCGTGCTCGACCTCGGCGGCGGTGTCTCGCAGTCGGCGACCACGACCTTCAACGCGGCCTTCTTCGCCGGGCTCAAGGACGTCGAGCACAAGGCGCACAGCGTCTACATCAACCGCTACCCGGTCGGCCGCGAGGCGACCGTGGCGTGGCCGTCGGTGGACCTGAAGTTCCAGAACGACTCCGGGCACGGGGTCTTCGTGCAGACCATCTTCTCCGCCTCGACGCCCGGCAAGCAGGGCAGCCTGACGGTGAAGATCTGGGGTACGAAGGTCTGGGACGTCACCGCCGGCCAGTCGGCGAAGTACAACTTCCGCTCGCCCGGCCTGGTCTACAGCCAGGAGGCGGGCTGCCGCCCGCAGGCCCCGACCGGCGGTTTCGACATCAAGATCTACCGCTACTTCGCCAAGAACGGCGCCCGCGTGAAGACCGAGTCCTTCACCACCAACTACAACGCCGCCGACGACATCCGCTGCGGCCCGAAGCCGGGCACGCCGACCCCGCCGAACACCCCGGACACGCCCCCGACCCCGGGCACGGGCAAGCCCACCGGCAGCACCCGCCCACCGAGCTGA
- a CDS encoding flavin reductase, giving the protein MTPDSSGSIAPADFRTALSRFASGITIMSTLQGGVAHAMTASAFTSVSLDPPLVLVCVDKGVRMHEAVLSRGDWAVSVLAAGEHAVAERFARSGRDLYSQFDGVPTVPGPKTGCPLVVGAPAWLECRTWATYEGGDHTIVVGEVLSLGATDDPDALIYYAGQYRDLRGS; this is encoded by the coding sequence GTGACCCCGGACTCCAGTGGCAGCATCGCGCCCGCGGACTTCCGTACGGCGCTGAGCCGGTTTGCGTCGGGCATCACGATCATGAGCACGCTGCAGGGTGGGGTCGCGCACGCGATGACGGCGAGCGCGTTCACCTCGGTGTCGCTGGACCCGCCGCTGGTCCTGGTCTGCGTGGACAAAGGCGTGCGGATGCACGAGGCGGTGCTGTCCCGCGGGGACTGGGCCGTCTCGGTGCTGGCTGCCGGTGAGCACGCGGTCGCGGAGCGTTTCGCCCGGTCGGGGCGGGACCTTTACAGCCAGTTCGACGGGGTGCCGACCGTGCCCGGGCCGAAGACCGGCTGCCCGCTGGTGGTCGGGGCGCCGGCCTGGCTGGAGTGCCGCACCTGGGCGACGTACGAGGGCGGTGACCACACGATCGTGGTCGGTGAGGTGCTCAGCCTGGGCGCCACCGATGACCCCGACGCCCTGATCTACTACGCGGGGCAGTACCGCGACCTCAGGGGCAGCTAG